One Dictyoglomus thermophilum H-6-12 DNA window includes the following coding sequences:
- a CDS encoding ABC transporter permease — MKYILNRLVQVLIMTFLALTVVFFIVQSMPGDPAFGLAVSIAQSRNMPLDKALEIAHNIIGYNPKESIVLKYLKFLRNIIVGNFGYSTYFKTSVNEIIGKALPWTLFVISLATVIGFFLGVSIGAFSAQKRGSFIDTFISTIFSIIQAIPAFVLAVVILFLGAVRLRLLPLGGAYPIEMNPGFYPGFILAVIYHALGPLIATFIPQMASWGLAMRGNCSNVIEEDFVRFAKIRGLPDSTIARRYVRRNAILPLVASLAIGIGYMLGGHTLVEVIFNYPGIGYYFGQAISARDFGLLTGLFSLIVIGVILATFITELLYAVIDPRVKVQ, encoded by the coding sequence ATGAAATATATATTGAATAGGTTAGTACAAGTACTTATAATGACATTTTTGGCTCTTACTGTAGTATTCTTTATCGTTCAATCTATGCCAGGAGATCCAGCTTTTGGCTTAGCAGTTTCTATAGCTCAAAGCAGAAATATGCCTCTAGATAAGGCTTTAGAAATTGCTCACAACATAATAGGATACAATCCCAAAGAATCAATAGTATTGAAATATTTGAAATTTCTTAGAAATATAATTGTAGGAAATTTTGGGTATTCTACATATTTTAAAACAAGTGTTAACGAAATAATCGGAAAAGCATTACCTTGGACTCTCTTTGTAATATCCTTAGCAACTGTTATAGGATTTTTCTTAGGTGTTTCTATTGGGGCTTTCTCAGCACAGAAGAGAGGATCATTTATTGATACATTTATCTCTACGATATTTAGTATAATACAAGCAATTCCAGCCTTTGTATTAGCAGTAGTTATACTCTTTTTGGGAGCAGTAAGATTAAGACTTCTTCCGTTAGGTGGAGCATATCCTATTGAGATGAACCCGGGGTTTTACCCCGGGTTCATCTTAGCTGTTATTTATCATGCTTTAGGGCCGCTAATTGCTACTTTTATTCCCCAAATGGCTTCTTGGGGCTTAGCTATGAGGGGAAATTGTTCTAATGTAATAGAAGAAGATTTTGTTAGATTTGCTAAAATAAGAGGTCTTCCTGATTCTACTATTGCCCGTAGATATGTGAGAAGAAATGCTATTCTGCCATTAGTAGCAAGCTTAGCTATTGGAATTGGATACATGTTAGGAGGTCATACTTTAGTAGAAGTTATTTTTAATTATCCGGGAATAGGCTACTATTTTGGACAAGCAATAAGTGCGAGGGATTTTGGGCTTCTAACAGGACTTTTTTCTCTAATTGTTATTGGTGTTATCTTAGCTACTTTTATAACTGAGCTTCTATATGCAGTTATTGATCCAAGGGTGAAGGTACAATGA
- a CDS encoding secondary thiamine-phosphate synthase enzyme YjbQ: MKSYRKELWFELPTRRGFVNITDTLQKCVDESGIKEGLLLCNAMHITASVFINDDEPGLLKDFEIWLEKLAPEKPYNQYYHNVGENNADAHLKRTIMGREVVIAITNGKLDLGPWEQVFYGEFDGMRRKRVLVKIIGE, from the coding sequence ATGAAATCCTATAGAAAAGAACTCTGGTTTGAGCTTCCCACAAGGAGAGGATTTGTGAATATAACAGATACCTTACAAAAATGTGTGGATGAGAGTGGTATAAAGGAAGGTCTTCTTCTCTGTAATGCTATGCATATTACTGCAAGTGTTTTTATAAATGATGATGAGCCAGGTCTTTTAAAGGATTTTGAAATATGGCTTGAGAAGCTTGCTCCAGAAAAACCTTATAATCAATATTATCACAATGTGGGAGAGAATAATGCAGATGCGCATTTAAAAAGGACTATAATGGGAAGAGAAGTGGTTATTGCAATCACTAATGGTAAGCTTGACCTTGGTCCATGGGAACAAGTGTTTTATGGGGAATTTGATGGTATGAGAAGAAAGAGGGTACTTGTGAAAATAATAGGAGAATGA
- a CDS encoding ABC transporter ATP-binding protein, producing the protein MRVILSINNLRAVYLVREGTIKACDGVSFDIEENTVYAIVGESASGKSTIIEAMTLTLPPNSKILEGEVIYNGRDLLKLSENELRKIRWSEIALVPQAAQQSLNPTMRIIDHFFDTVYAHHKNWQNNEIVKKAEELIALVRLDPKNVLYSFPHQLSGGMKQRVLIALSLVFKPKILILDEPTSALDVLTQAYIIQLLKDLKKQLKLTLIFVTHDIAVAAELSDRISVVYAGNIVESGPTRDVLKDPKHPYTQGLVNSIMSLISDPEKIKGIPGDPPSLLDPPSGCRFHPRCTYVREECKKEKPPMYSLNSNRKVACYLYK; encoded by the coding sequence GTGAGAGTTATATTATCTATAAATAATCTCAGAGCTGTATATTTAGTTAGGGAGGGAACTATTAAAGCTTGCGATGGGGTCTCTTTTGATATAGAGGAAAATACTGTGTATGCCATTGTAGGAGAAAGTGCTTCTGGAAAAAGTACTATAATTGAGGCAATGACTCTAACTCTACCTCCTAACTCGAAAATTCTTGAAGGAGAAGTAATTTATAATGGGAGAGATCTTTTAAAACTTTCTGAAAATGAGCTTAGAAAAATAAGATGGTCTGAAATCGCATTAGTTCCTCAAGCTGCTCAACAATCTTTAAATCCCACAATGAGAATAATTGATCATTTTTTTGACACGGTGTATGCTCATCACAAAAATTGGCAAAACAATGAGATAGTTAAAAAAGCAGAAGAATTAATAGCTCTTGTGAGACTTGATCCTAAAAATGTCCTTTATTCTTTTCCTCATCAATTATCAGGAGGAATGAAACAAAGAGTCCTTATTGCTCTTTCTTTAGTATTCAAGCCTAAAATTCTTATTTTAGATGAACCAACATCAGCTTTAGACGTTCTTACTCAGGCTTATATTATTCAGCTTTTAAAAGATCTTAAGAAACAACTTAAACTCACTTTAATTTTTGTTACTCATGATATAGCTGTTGCTGCAGAACTTTCTGATAGAATTTCTGTGGTTTATGCAGGAAATATTGTAGAAAGTGGTCCTACGAGAGACGTATTAAAAGATCCAAAACATCCTTATACTCAAGGCTTAGTTAACTCTATAATGAGCTTAATCTCAGATCCAGAAAAGATAAAAGGAATTCCAGGAGATCCTCCTAGTTTATTAGATCCACCTTCTGGATGTAGATTTCACCCAAGATGCACGTATGTTAGGGAGGAATGTAAAAAAGAAAAACCACCTATGTATTCTCTAAATAGTAACAGAAAAGTAGCATGCTATCTTTATAAATAG
- a CDS encoding ABC transporter permease, translating into MRDFIRPILMNRKAFVGLIILSIFILMAILGPVVVPLNLSSNFAERYQPPSWKHPYGTDYFGIDIFQQIVHGSRSVIGLSVLSSLFAVIIGSVIGIARGYLGGFISKFLDTIITIFLVIPSFPALLIMAAIFADKSLNIIAVALIIAMWLWAPLAKQISAQVLSIKSKEFIEVSKMLNLGTNYILFKDILPLLIPYIFINFITQLKGAMEFSVGLMFLGLAKFDPTHWGVMLNYALYQAGALYTPRGFHYPIIIMLHIVLLIYGGILFAQGIEEIFNPKLRRYE; encoded by the coding sequence ATGAGAGACTTTATAAGACCAATTTTAATGAATAGAAAGGCATTTGTTGGTCTTATTATATTAAGTATTTTTATATTAATGGCAATTTTAGGTCCTGTGGTTGTTCCCTTAAATTTAAGTTCTAATTTTGCAGAAAGGTACCAACCTCCTTCTTGGAAACATCCTTATGGAACCGATTATTTTGGGATAGATATTTTTCAACAGATAGTGCATGGGTCTCGTTCGGTGATAGGATTATCTGTTCTTTCAAGTTTATTTGCAGTTATAATAGGGTCTGTTATAGGTATTGCTAGAGGCTACTTAGGAGGATTTATATCTAAATTTTTAGACACAATTATAACTATATTCTTAGTTATTCCTTCTTTTCCTGCTCTTTTAATTATGGCTGCGATTTTTGCTGATAAATCTTTAAACATAATTGCAGTAGCACTAATTATTGCCATGTGGCTTTGGGCTCCTTTGGCAAAACAAATCTCTGCCCAAGTTCTTTCCATAAAGTCAAAGGAATTTATAGAGGTTTCAAAAATGCTAAATTTAGGAACAAACTATATCCTTTTTAAAGACATACTACCGCTACTTATTCCTTATATTTTTATAAATTTTATTACTCAACTAAAAGGAGCCATGGAATTTAGTGTAGGATTAATGTTTCTTGGTCTTGCAAAATTTGATCCAACTCATTGGGGAGTAATGCTTAATTACGCATTATATCAAGCAGGTGCTTTATATACTCCTCGTGGCTTTCATTATCCTATAATTATCATGCTTCATATAGTTTTGTTAATATATGGGGGTATCCTTTTTGCTCAAGGAATAGAGGAAATATTTAATCCCAAATTACGGAGGTATGAATAG
- a CDS encoding DUF996 domain-containing protein, with protein MEKSFSLLSNLTNINYFNTAGNLYLWGAITAPLLIGGILFIAADIILAIAFFNLPDQP; from the coding sequence CTGGAAAAAAGTTTCTCCTTATTATCTAATTTAACTAATATCAATTATTTTAATACTGCAGGGAATTTATATCTTTGGGGAGCCATAACCGCCCCACTACTTATTGGAGGAATATTATTCATTGCTGCAGATATAATTCTTGCCATTGCGTTTTTCAACCTACCAGATCAGCCTTAA
- a CDS encoding LacI family DNA-binding transcriptional regulator has protein sequence MKQMVNIRDIAKKAGVSPSTVSRALNDDSKISEETRKKIKEIAKRLKYKPNQAARALITRETKTIGFLILKKEKPLVADPFYSIILYSVQNELHEMGYHLLYGIIPHGKLNPKKPPRMIQEERVDGLILAGPDMPKEFIETIKKTGIPLILVDNYSEDIDSILADNIRGAYIATKYLIDLGHKNIAFASGPLDHISVYERWEGYKKALAEANLEYNPNYMVEEKELTMKTGKHAFQILWKNDPKPTAILSANDPMALGVIQCAKDMGIRVPEELSVIGIDDIDISSQFDPPLTTVKIFKEEMGSIAAKRLIDRIKNPNQPPVKIIVSTELIIRSSTAPLKK, from the coding sequence ATAAAACAAATGGTAAACATAAGAGACATCGCAAAAAAAGCAGGGGTCTCCCCATCAACAGTATCTCGAGCTTTGAACGATGATTCAAAAATAAGCGAGGAAACAAGAAAAAAAATTAAAGAGATAGCTAAAAGACTAAAATACAAACCCAATCAGGCGGCAAGAGCCCTAATAACCCGAGAGACAAAGACTATCGGTTTTCTTATATTGAAGAAAGAAAAACCACTGGTAGCTGATCCTTTTTATTCTATAATTCTTTATTCTGTCCAAAATGAACTTCACGAGATGGGATATCACTTATTATACGGAATAATCCCCCATGGAAAACTAAATCCCAAAAAACCACCTCGTATGATTCAGGAAGAAAGAGTAGATGGGCTTATTTTAGCAGGACCTGATATGCCTAAGGAATTTATAGAAACTATCAAAAAAACTGGTATACCCTTAATATTAGTAGATAATTATTCTGAAGACATAGATAGCATTCTTGCAGACAATATTAGAGGAGCATATATTGCTACAAAATATCTTATAGATTTGGGACATAAAAACATTGCCTTTGCTTCAGGACCTTTAGATCATATCAGTGTTTATGAAAGATGGGAAGGATATAAAAAGGCATTGGCAGAAGCAAACTTAGAATATAATCCAAATTATATGGTGGAAGAAAAAGAATTAACTATGAAAACAGGAAAACATGCCTTTCAAATTCTTTGGAAAAATGATCCAAAACCTACAGCAATATTATCTGCCAACGATCCCATGGCATTAGGAGTAATTCAATGTGCAAAAGACATGGGAATAAGAGTTCCTGAAGAGCTTTCTGTAATAGGGATAGACGATATCGACATTTCCTCTCAATTTGATCCTCCCTTAACCACTGTAAAAATTTTTAAAGAGGAGATGGGAAGTATCGCTGCAAAAAGATTAATAGATAGAATTAAAAATCCAAATCAACCTCCTGTAAAAATAATTGTAAGTACTGAACTAATTATTAGAAGCTCTACTGCTCCATTAAAGAAATAA
- a CDS encoding DUF996 domain-containing protein, with translation MKEIKTLGGIGAILGLLIFLPYIGFVLEIVSIVLLLVAMSKLSTYYNNKEIFNKYLIGFILSIISGVVLIIFLGSAILSIFTSSQESLSILKGGLTFLIIGYILMIMGMNDWKKVSPYYLI, from the coding sequence ATGAAAGAAATTAAAACTTTAGGGGGAATAGGTGCAATTTTAGGACTATTAATTTTCCTTCCTTATATTGGTTTTGTTTTGGAAATAGTCTCAATAGTATTGCTATTAGTAGCCATGAGCAAGCTATCCACATATTATAATAACAAAGAAATATTTAACAAATACCTCATAGGATTTATCTTATCTATAATAAGCGGTGTAGTATTAATAATCTTCTTAGGTAGTGCTATACTCAGTATTTTCACTTCCTCACAAGAGAGCCTTTCTATTTTAAAAGGAGGACTTACCTTCTTAATAATAGGATACATATTAATGATTATGGGAATGAATGACTGGAAAAAAGTTTCTCCTTATTATCTAATTTAA
- a CDS encoding YgiQ family radical SAM protein, translating to MNIDKFLPINLYEAKKRGWDELDIIIVTGDAYVDHPSFGASVIGRYLEYFGFRVGIIPQPDWKDKESFKVLGKPRLFFGITAGSVDSMVANYTPNKFKRREDAYTPGGLPGKRPDRATIVYANFVHEIFPDVPIVLGGIEASLRRFSHYDFWDNKVRHSVLLDARAKIIVYGMGEKQTLQIAKMLSEGKSWYEIYQIPGIVFSLGEKEFDTFIKDKDYILLPSFEEVSQDKDRYYDFQRLLLEGMKRKKILVQRDGKRFIIQNPPPSYTSQDLDFIYSLPFMRLPHPSYKEKIPAFETVKTSIVSHRGCFGSCTFCSLNLHQGWQVISRSEKSILEEIYRLTKHREFRGTISDVGGPTANMYRLRCKIHNIPGSCPERDCLFPDVCKYLEVDHSAQLNLLKKIKEIEKVKHVFIASGIRYDIALKDEYYIGEIIKEGYIGGHLSAAPEHVKDHVLEIMKKPKFKVYEEFVDIFERNLKKYRKELYIIPYFISAHPGATIKDAWDLAMYIKGLGHYLEQIQDYTPLPLTPASCAFYTEYHTLRKEKIYVAKTYEDRRLQRALAQYKDKKNREFLVKNKKKIPFPLEKLLG from the coding sequence GTGAATATTGATAAATTCCTTCCCATAAATTTATATGAGGCAAAAAAGAGAGGATGGGATGAACTCGATATAATAATTGTTACTGGTGATGCCTATGTGGATCATCCATCTTTTGGGGCTTCGGTTATAGGAAGGTATTTAGAATATTTTGGATTTAGAGTAGGGATTATTCCTCAACCTGACTGGAAAGATAAGGAAAGTTTTAAAGTATTAGGGAAACCAAGGCTTTTTTTTGGTATAACCGCAGGATCTGTGGACTCTATGGTGGCCAATTATACTCCTAATAAATTCAAGAGAAGGGAAGATGCGTATACACCTGGAGGTCTTCCTGGAAAAAGGCCTGATAGAGCCACCATTGTGTATGCTAATTTTGTACATGAAATTTTTCCTGATGTTCCTATAGTTCTTGGAGGAATAGAAGCAAGTCTTCGTAGATTTTCTCATTATGATTTTTGGGATAATAAAGTAAGACATTCTGTTCTTCTTGACGCAAGGGCAAAGATAATAGTTTATGGAATGGGAGAAAAACAAACTTTGCAAATTGCTAAGATGCTTTCTGAAGGTAAGTCTTGGTATGAGATCTATCAGATACCTGGTATTGTATTTTCTTTAGGCGAGAAAGAATTTGATACTTTTATTAAAGATAAAGATTATATACTTCTTCCTTCCTTTGAAGAAGTTTCTCAAGACAAAGATAGATATTATGATTTTCAAAGATTGCTTTTGGAGGGGATGAAAAGGAAAAAAATATTAGTACAAAGAGATGGAAAAAGATTTATTATTCAAAATCCTCCTCCATCTTATACGTCTCAAGATCTTGATTTTATTTATTCTTTACCTTTTATGAGGCTTCCTCATCCCTCATATAAGGAAAAGATTCCTGCCTTTGAGACTGTGAAAACCTCTATTGTCTCTCATAGAGGATGTTTTGGGAGTTGCACTTTTTGTTCCTTGAACCTTCATCAAGGATGGCAAGTAATTTCAAGAAGTGAGAAATCAATCCTCGAAGAGATTTATAGACTGACAAAGCATAGAGAATTTAGAGGTACCATCTCTGACGTAGGGGGCCCTACAGCTAATATGTATAGGTTAAGGTGTAAAATTCATAATATTCCAGGATCTTGCCCGGAAAGAGATTGTCTTTTCCCTGATGTTTGTAAGTACTTAGAGGTTGACCACTCTGCTCAGCTTAATCTTTTAAAAAAGATTAAGGAGATAGAAAAGGTAAAACATGTATTTATAGCATCGGGGATAAGGTATGATATTGCATTAAAGGATGAGTATTATATTGGAGAGATTATTAAAGAGGGATATATTGGTGGGCATTTATCTGCTGCTCCAGAGCATGTAAAGGATCATGTACTTGAAATTATGAAGAAGCCTAAATTTAAAGTTTATGAAGAATTTGTAGATATATTTGAAAGGAATCTGAAAAAATACAGAAAAGAACTCTATATAATTCCCTATTTCATATCTGCTCATCCTGGTGCAACCATAAAGGATGCATGGGATCTTGCTATGTATATTAAAGGTCTTGGCCATTATCTGGAGCAGATTCAAGATTATACACCCCTTCCCTTAACTCCTGCTTCTTGTGCCTTTTATACCGAATATCATACTTTGAGAAAAGAGAAAATCTATGTTGCCAAAACTTATGAAGATAGAAGACTTCAAAGAGCTCTTGCACAGTATAAAGACAAGAAGAATAGAGAGTTTTTGGTTAAAAATAAAAAGAAAATTCCATTCCCTTTAGAAAAGTTGTTAGGCTGA
- a CDS encoding ABC transporter substrate-binding protein — MKKLNLILILVLLLSLTLTLSSAAIKEPEIRFATTWPYPFHGNAFGPGAIGGAWWFAYEPFAYYIPATGEYIPRLATSWKLEGNKLVVNLRKTRWSDGTPFTAKDIECNIAFLHAMWEWPYEIAGVEVRSENTVALVLSSTHPFLIHSLLTDGAISTLAPYHIYGKFLSEAKEVASLGRKIWELREQKKIVPEDLKKDYDKKAAAFREKVNNFSPIKEIGRMPVVGTYEPTNVTQTEMVLTKNKYHWAAGKIRIPRVVFRRWSSNEFVWASLVAGEIDAAHPSIPKDVVDQFNLLNPNLKLKAVSDLSEFALIFNFEKLLFKDLTLRKAIAYALNRTKIRDVAAWQAKDVSDYAHGVLKSMEKTWLSADFLKTLTNYSYNPAKAEAILKEAGYTKGSDGLWRTPDGKVVAFTVSVYGPHSDWVLAAREITEQLKNFGFKVDLKIIPEGMRDTVMRGGDYEAAVEFGTAWWGYPHPAMGYTRIYQGEVADFTRFPAKSKFKTPWGDLVPYELTDKLQEVTTKPAEAKDYVMKLAYITNEYLPMIPFLEKVLPIFYLDGKRVTGWPEPDDSTWSLAPGGIERVYVLLLSEGKLRPKL; from the coding sequence ATGAAAAAATTAAATCTCATTTTAATTTTGGTTCTTCTTTTGTCGCTTACTCTAACTCTATCTTCTGCTGCAATAAAGGAACCAGAAATTAGATTTGCTACAACTTGGCCCTATCCTTTTCATGGTAATGCTTTTGGCCCTGGGGCTATAGGTGGTGCCTGGTGGTTTGCTTATGAACCCTTTGCATATTATATCCCTGCTACAGGAGAGTATATTCCAAGGCTTGCTACTTCGTGGAAGCTTGAAGGTAATAAATTGGTGGTTAATTTGAGAAAAACAAGGTGGAGTGATGGAACTCCTTTCACTGCAAAGGATATTGAATGTAATATTGCATTCTTGCATGCTATGTGGGAATGGCCCTATGAGATAGCTGGAGTAGAAGTAAGGTCTGAAAATACTGTTGCATTAGTTCTTAGCAGTACTCATCCCTTCTTAATTCATTCCCTTCTAACTGATGGTGCAATTTCTACATTAGCACCATATCATATATATGGGAAATTCTTGTCTGAAGCAAAAGAAGTAGCATCATTGGGAAGAAAAATCTGGGAACTCAGGGAGCAAAAGAAAATAGTACCTGAAGATTTAAAGAAAGATTATGATAAGAAAGCAGCAGCTTTTAGAGAAAAAGTAAACAATTTTAGCCCTATTAAAGAGATTGGTAGAATGCCTGTTGTGGGTACTTACGAACCGACAAACGTCACTCAGACAGAGATGGTATTAACAAAGAATAAATATCACTGGGCGGCAGGAAAAATCAGAATACCAAGGGTAGTATTTAGAAGATGGTCATCTAATGAGTTTGTATGGGCATCATTAGTGGCAGGAGAAATTGATGCAGCTCATCCTTCAATTCCTAAGGATGTGGTAGACCAATTTAATTTGTTAAATCCTAACTTAAAGCTAAAAGCAGTATCAGATCTTTCTGAGTTTGCATTAATATTCAATTTTGAAAAACTATTATTTAAAGATTTAACTCTTAGAAAAGCCATTGCTTATGCATTGAACAGGACAAAAATTAGAGATGTTGCTGCATGGCAAGCAAAGGATGTCAGTGATTATGCTCATGGAGTATTAAAAAGTATGGAGAAAACGTGGTTATCAGCAGATTTTCTAAAGACTTTAACAAATTATAGTTATAATCCAGCAAAAGCTGAAGCAATTCTGAAAGAGGCAGGATATACTAAGGGATCTGATGGTTTATGGAGGACTCCTGATGGAAAAGTAGTTGCATTTACTGTTTCAGTATATGGACCTCATAGTGATTGGGTATTAGCGGCAAGAGAGATCACAGAACAACTAAAGAATTTTGGATTTAAAGTAGACTTAAAGATAATACCTGAGGGAATGAGAGATACAGTGATGCGTGGTGGAGATTATGAGGCTGCAGTAGAATTTGGAACAGCATGGTGGGGTTATCCTCATCCTGCAATGGGTTATACAAGAATATATCAAGGTGAAGTTGCAGACTTTACAAGATTTCCTGCAAAGAGTAAGTTCAAAACTCCATGGGGAGACTTAGTACCTTATGAATTGACAGATAAACTACAAGAAGTTACCACAAAACCTGCAGAAGCTAAAGATTATGTAATGAAACTTGCCTATATTACTAATGAATATCTACCAATGATTCCATTTTTAGAAAAAGTTCTACCTATATTCTATTTAGATGGAAAAAGAGTGACAGGATGGCCTGAACCAGATGATTCTACCTGGAGTTTAGCACCTGGTGGAATTGAAAGAGTTTATGTACTACTTCTTTCTGAGGGTAAATTAAGACCTAAATTGTAA
- a CDS encoding ABC transporter ATP-binding protein, whose protein sequence is MEIPVLELEGITKIFSRGYFKKKYIIALENINLRINKQDRLAIIGESGMGKTTLARIACLLETPTQGKIKWFGKDISNVSRRELSYLRTRVQYVHQDPYASLHPSRTIYATLADPLSRNNNIRGKELERRVEELLNLVGLTPPSYFLNKYPHHLSGGGRQRLAIARALTANPEVLVADEPISMIDMSLRATIIQILKILNKELGISIILILHDIGAARFFATNGGKIAVLYGGRIVEKGECDEIVNNPLHPYTRTLISASPIPDPDLAQEKKVIELKSYEPPKRELGKKLCPFSHACLYSQDICFNKDPGLENVNDKHEVACFFWNRLPKWIPPWSKE, encoded by the coding sequence ATGGAAATACCAGTATTGGAATTAGAAGGGATTACGAAAATATTTTCCCGAGGATATTTTAAGAAAAAATATATTATTGCCTTAGAAAATATTAATTTAAGAATTAATAAGCAAGACAGATTAGCTATTATTGGAGAAAGTGGAATGGGAAAAACTACTTTGGCTAGAATTGCATGTCTTTTAGAAACCCCAACTCAAGGAAAAATAAAATGGTTTGGGAAAGATATTTCTAATGTTTCAAGGAGGGAATTATCTTATCTTAGAACTAGAGTTCAATATGTTCATCAAGATCCTTATGCTTCTTTACATCCTTCAAGAACAATATATGCTACTTTAGCAGATCCTTTAAGTAGAAACAATAATATCAGAGGAAAAGAGTTGGAGAGAAGGGTTGAGGAACTTCTTAATTTGGTTGGTCTTACGCCTCCTTCTTATTTTTTAAATAAATATCCCCATCATCTTTCTGGAGGTGGAAGACAAAGACTTGCTATTGCTCGAGCTCTTACCGCAAATCCTGAAGTTCTTGTTGCAGATGAGCCTATAAGCATGATAGATATGTCTCTTAGAGCTACTATTATTCAGATTCTGAAAATTCTTAATAAAGAGTTGGGAATTTCCATAATTCTTATCCTACATGATATTGGAGCAGCAAGATTCTTTGCTACTAATGGAGGAAAAATAGCAGTGCTATATGGTGGAAGGATTGTAGAAAAAGGAGAGTGTGACGAAATTGTAAATAATCCTTTACATCCTTATACTCGAACACTAATATCTGCAAGTCCTATACCCGATCCAGATCTAGCTCAAGAAAAAAAAGTTATAGAATTAAAATCTTATGAGCCTCCAAAAAGAGAGTTGGGGAAAAAATTATGTCCCTTCTCTCATGCTTGCTTATATTCTCAGGATATTTGTTTTAATAAAGATCCTGGGCTTGAAAATGTAAATGATAAACATGAAGTTGCATGCTTCTTCTGGAATAGATTACCTAAGTGGATTCCCCCATGGAGCAAGGAGTAG